The DNA segment TCAGAAAGCGAAACCGATTTTCGATGCCCTGAAATCAGAGCATCAGATCACCCATTTTTATTTTATCGAAAAGGACAAACGTGCTTTTCTTCGGATGTACAATCCTGAGAAATATGGCGACGTGATCAATCGCTACAAGCTGGACAAGGCGGTTATGAGCGGAGAGGTCCAGTCCGGTCTTTCCCTCGGCTCTTCAGGGACGTTGACCTTGCGGGTTGATATGCCCTGGGTGATGAACAACGAGTTGCTGGGCTATATCGAGATGGGCAAGGAGGTTGACTATATCACTCCGATCCTGAAAAAGACCCTTGATGTTGAGCTGCTGCTTCTGGTTGAGAAGAATGCCATCAGCCGAGAAAGATGGGAGGAAGGCCAGAAGGTGATGGGGCACCGGAAGGCGAGCTGGGACGAGTTGCCCGACCATGTGGTGATCGGCAACACGATGGGTGAAGCGCCGAAGGATCTGAATGATTATCTGGTTCTGCCACACGAAGTCAAAAGGAAGGAGCATTTCAAGACCCGGGTGGGGCCGCTGCATTTGCGGGGTGGTTTTTCACCGCTGATCGTGGCAAGCGGTGAAGAGATCGGAGAAATTCTCACGCTGAAAGACTTTACTGGTCCTGAGCATGCCCTGAAAATGTTTTCCGGTCTCATGGTTTCGCTGTTTATCGTGTTGAGCTGCTTTCTGTTTGTTTTTATCTACGGGGTGATCAACAAGGTTGAGCTGAGGCTGAAGAAATCGCGGAAGGATCTCAATATTGAAATCGTTGAGCGGACCAAGGCCGAGGGGCGGCTTCTTGCTCTGCTGGATGAGAAAGAAATACTCCTGAAGGAGATTCATCACCGGGTCAAAAACAATCTGCAGATTGTGTACAGCCTTTTTCGTCTTCAGCTGCGCCAGATTGAAGATCCGAAAGCTGTCGAGATCCTTACCGACAGCCAGAGCAGAATAAGTGCGATGTCGCTCGTTCATAAAACTCTATATCAGCCCAAAAAACAGAGCAGCATCTATCTCAAGGAATATATTCAGGAGTTGACGGCCAGTATTTTTGAATCATACTCGGTGAACCCTGAATTGATTACGCTTAAAACCGCCATGGAGCCGATATCCATGGATTTCGATATTGTGATGCCCATCGGCCTGATCATCAATGAACTGGTTGCCAACTGCATAAAATACGCCTTTCCCAATAATCGAGCCGGTGAAATCGAAATAGTGTTGGCCAAAAAGAATGACGGCGATTATCTTATCCGGGTCGCCGATAACGGCATCGGCCTTCCTGATAATTTTGATCCGCGCGAAGTGAGTTCCCTCGGTTTACAACTGGTCATCAACCTTACGGAGAACCAGTTGATGGGCAAGATTGAGGTTGATGGGAGCCACGGTGGGACCAGGGTCACGATAACTTTCGGAGAGCCGCCCAAGAAAAGTACCGTGTAAGCAGGTTCTGCATTTTTGTTTATCAATTTAGTTAAGAATTCAGGAGCAGGGAGATGGGGAAAGCCAGGATAATGATCGTTGAGGATGAATGGATCATTGCCAACGATATTAAAAATTCGCTGATTGATCTGGGGTATATGGTAACCTCGATTGCTTCTTCAGGACAGGACGCGATCAATCAGGCGGTTGCCGAAAAGCCGGACCTGGTCCTGATGGATATCATGCTGCGTGGAGAGATGAATGGGATTGAGGCGGCCAAGGTTATCCGGGGTGCGCACGGTATCCCGATTATCTATCTTACCGCCTACGATAATCAGTATCTGGTCGAGCAGGCGAAACAGACCGATAATTATGGCTATCTCCTTAAGCCTTTCAAGGACAAGGAGCTGCATATTGCCATTGATCTTGCCCTGCACAAGGAGAACAAAGGAAGAAAATAGCGTCGTTTTTGTGAGTCCTGTTTGAACAAGTCGTCACGCCGTTCTTCTCCCGGTCAGTTCTGTGAAAATTCTCTAGCCAAATCCCATTGCACCTGAGACCCATTATAAAGGATTGTTGTCAAATAATAGGACAGCATATCCTTCCGGCTTGAGCGGTTCAGGGTCGTCTCTTTGTAATAAGCTAATAATATCAAGTTGTTATCAATGGAAAGACGCTGTCTTTTCTCCGTTATCCTGTTTCGAGGCGATCGACGGGGTTATTAGCAACCTCTTTTCCCTTGTTCTATGCACTTTGGCAGTAAAATCGCACAGAGTGAAATACCCCACCGACCTGCATTCCTGAGAGGGCATGCTCTTTCTCGAGAAAGACCGAAAACGAGCCCAGCCGCAGAAGTTGTTCGGGCGAAAGTTGCGCCCGAACATTCAATTAACTATCCATTCCAGTTGCCGGAAAGACCTACAAACAAACATTTTGATGTCGCGTTAAGTGCCTGTAGTTGCAAGGGATGTTGGCGATTCGTGAGGGTTTTACTCCTTGTGTGAGACAAAACTGGCACACTGTTTGCTCTTATCAGGAGACAGCTTTCAATGGAAATCAGACCAAGGGTTTTTATTTAACAACAAATCTGGAGGGAAAAATGGCTAATAATTTTTCACTGGCTGCAACCGCGAGTTCGATCGCTGCAGCTGCAGAACCAAAGGTTGGCCGGCCGGCAATCAACAGGATAACGCTTCTCTTTGTCCTTTTGATGTTGGCGGGCCTGGGCGCCGGACTGTATGCATTTACGGCCGGACATCATGTGGCATATAACAACACCAGGGAGATGCCATGGGGGATTCTGATTGCAGGGTATGCATTTTTTGCGATCACTTCAACGGGCCTTTGCCTGCTGGCAGCGCTGAGTCATATCTTCGGCGGCAACAAGCTTGCGCCCCTGGCCAACCGGATGGTTTTTCTTTCGATCGTTACGATTATCGCCGGATTTTTTATGATCGGGGTCGAACTGGAGAACCCGTGGCGACTGGCGATCTACAACATCCTGTCCCCAAACCTGACCTCAAACATCTGGTGGATGGGAACCCTGTACGGGATGGCGGTCGGGTTTATGCTGGTGGAATTTTTCCTGATTCTCACCGGCCGGATCGGACTGGCAATCACTCTGGGTGTTATGGGCGCTCTTGCTGAAGTTATGGCTAACACCAATCTCGGGGCGGTGTTTTCGACTTTGTCGGCCCATCCTTTCTGGTACGGTTCACAATTGCCGGTGTTCTTCCTGGCTTCAGCTTTTATGTGCGGCTCTGCGGCGATCATCCTCTTTACCCACTTTGCCCATGCCATTCGCAAAGAGCCGGTTGAAGGTTCGACTCTGGTGGGTATGCAGGGTGCGGGGAAGGTTCTGGCCGGGGTTCTCTTTCTTCTTGCCGTGTCAACGACCTGGAAATTCATCTCCTACTATACAGGTGGCTCCGAGGCCGGCAGACTTGCTGCCGACAGTTTGCTCTCCGGACCACTTTCCACAAACTTCTGGGTTTTTGAAGTTGCCATCGGCATGTTGCTGCCGATCCTGCTGCTGGTCGGATCGGGTTTCAGGAGCATCCAGGCGATGTCTACCGCATCGCTCATGGCTCTGGTGGGCGCTTTCTTCCAGAGGTACGACCTGGTAGTCGCCGGTCAGCAGGTACCTCAATATTACGGGTGGGATAATCTGCCGACGTACTTTTCCTATGTCCCGTCTGCCGCCGAGTTCATGGTTACTCTCGGAGCATTCGGGCTGGTCGGCGCAGGCTTTCTCCTGGGTGAGAGATTCGTCGGACGTGCTTTCAAGAGCACCCATGAGCATTAATTTAACGGACTATCGCTTCTGCGGGCCGGGACAACAACCGGCCCGCAGAGACAGGAGGGTATCATGATCAGCGACAACAAGGCTATCTTTACGATCGGTACCGCGGCCAGAATGCTGGAAGTCCATCCCCGCACTCTGAGAATCTACGAAAGGGAAAACCTGGTCAAACCCCTGCGCCGCGGACAATGGCGATACTACACCATGGATGATATCAAGTGGGTCCAGTGCCTGAGGGATATGATCCATGAGCAGGGCATCAGCATTGCGGCGATCAAGAAACTGCTCAAATATACTCCGTGCTGGAATGTGGCTGACTGCCCCTTTGAAATGCGCAAGCAGTGTACGGCGTTCATGGCGAATGGAATGGTTCCGAGAACGGTGGAAAGTGAAGCGGTGGGGAAAAAATCCGGTGGCAATCTTGCTGCCTGAGGAATCCTCTGCATCTCATGTGCCGGTAAAAGGAATATCAGGAGGTTTACAATGGGTATCGCAAATCAGTTATTCGGTGATGATCGTCCGCTCGCAAGAGAAATATGCCTGTCTGAAAAGAAGTCCGGGGAAAGAGTCTGGTTCTGTGTCGAGACTCTCTGGGTCGTCATGACCTTTATGCTCTTTGTGTTCATGGGGCCGTTTGCAGCAATAGCCGTGGTTCCGGCCGTATTGTCCCTGGCCGGGCAGCAGAAAGACGCACCAATGCCTGAAGCTATCGAGGGTAACAGGTGATCACGCTGTTGTTGTACAGCATGTCGAGTTCTTTGCCTTTGGCGCGAGAACCCAGAGGCACCAACGGTCGGAGCGCCTCCTCTCGATCATGATGATATCATTGGCAGGAAGAGCGGCCAGCAGTTCCTGCTCCATCGAGGGAATAAAGCCGGCAATGATATAGAGTTTTGCCTGCCAGAAAGAAGGTTTCCCAAAAAGTTCAGTCAGCAGGGTGTGATAAAGATTTGCCACAACCAGATCAACACCGCAGGTGTCGGGGGGATTTTTCCGCAGATCGATTTCACTGACTTCAATCACCTCATCAAAATGGTTCAGACGGCAGTTTTTCGAGGCGACTTCGCAGGCGAGCCTGTTGTTGTCAAAAGCCCTGATATCGGTAACGCCCAGATGAGCAGCCGCAAGCGACAATAGTCCGGTTCCGGCACCGAGATCAAGCATTGATTTCGGACGCACTTCCGGAGTTCTGCAATATCTGATCAGAGTTTCCAGGCATAGTCTGGTTGATGGGTGAAAGCCGCTGCCGAAAATCACGCTCGGGTCGATCCGCAGATCTGCCGGCTGATTTTCCCAGACCGGGGTTACGGTGACCCCCTCAAGGGTAAAGGTGGCGATATCCTGGCCTGCCTCCCAGTCCGAATAATCAAGATCTGCCTGGTATATCAAGTTGCAGCGGCTGGTTGCACAGAGTTCGGCAACCAGCGCATCTTTTGCCTTGTGAAAGAATAGGATGGGGGTCTCGTCTTCCATCCAGATGCCGATCAGGTCAGGGTCGTTCACTGCAGGGATGGTCGCGGCATCAAGGTGATAAACGTGTAGATGCCGGTATCTGGTGTAGGGCGGCTTCAGCATCTCAGAATTTCTTTATCCCATGAAGATCTAGATCAACTCTTCCGGCCGGTCTGTTCAGCAGTTCATCCTCAAGGGAATTGTCC comes from the Pseudomonadota bacterium genome and includes:
- a CDS encoding MerR family transcriptional regulator, with translation MISDNKAIFTIGTAARMLEVHPRTLRIYERENLVKPLRRGQWRYYTMDDIKWVQCLRDMIHEQGISIAAIKKLLKYTPCWNVADCPFEMRKQCTAFMANGMVPRTVESEAVGKKSGGNLAA
- a CDS encoding 50S ribosomal protein L11 methyltransferase, giving the protein MLKPPYTRYRHLHVYHLDAATIPAVNDPDLIGIWMEDETPILFFHKAKDALVAELCATSRCNLIYQADLDYSDWEAGQDIATFTLEGVTVTPVWENQPADLRIDPSVIFGSGFHPSTRLCLETLIRYCRTPEVRPKSMLDLGAGTGLLSLAAAHLGVTDIRAFDNNRLACEVASKNCRLNHFDEVIEVSEIDLRKNPPDTCGVDLVVANLYHTLLTELFGKPSFWQAKLYIIAGFIPSMEQELLAALPANDIIMIERRRSDRWCLWVLAPKAKNSTCCTTTA
- the nrfD gene encoding polysulfide reductase NrfD codes for the protein MANNFSLAATASSIAAAAEPKVGRPAINRITLLFVLLMLAGLGAGLYAFTAGHHVAYNNTREMPWGILIAGYAFFAITSTGLCLLAALSHIFGGNKLAPLANRMVFLSIVTIIAGFFMIGVELENPWRLAIYNILSPNLTSNIWWMGTLYGMAVGFMLVEFFLILTGRIGLAITLGVMGALAEVMANTNLGAVFSTLSAHPFWYGSQLPVFFLASAFMCGSAAIILFTHFAHAIRKEPVEGSTLVGMQGAGKVLAGVLFLLAVSTTWKFISYYTGGSEAGRLAADSLLSGPLSTNFWVFEVAIGMLLPILLLVGSGFRSIQAMSTASLMALVGAFFQRYDLVVAGQQVPQYYGWDNLPTYFSYVPSAAEFMVTLGAFGLVGAGFLLGERFVGRAFKSTHEH
- a CDS encoding response regulator produces the protein MGKARIMIVEDEWIIANDIKNSLIDLGYMVTSIASSGQDAINQAVAEKPDLVLMDIMLRGEMNGIEAAKVIRGAHGIPIIYLTAYDNQYLVEQAKQTDNYGYLLKPFKDKELHIAIDLALHKENKGRK